One Desulfonatronovibrio hydrogenovorans DSM 9292 DNA segment encodes these proteins:
- a CDS encoding peptide chain release factor 3 — protein MTQHPSPPRIDQEVRKRRTFGIISHPDAGKTTLSEKLLLFGGAIQMAGSIKAKKAARHARSDWMAVEQERGISVTSSVMKFIYNNYEINLLDTPGHQDFSEDTYRVLTAVDSALMVIDSVKGVEAQTKKLMQVCRMRSTPIMTFINKLDRDGRDPFDLLDEIEQTLGIQASPLTWPIGMGKMFQGVYDIRQGAIRFFNPVDDKGRRPRENAVIQDLSDPLLDELIGTTAARELRQDIELIQGAGFPFEKKAYLEGKQTPVFFGSAVNNFGVQELLDTFVILAPHPLPRQAETRQVSPFEDEFSGVVFKIQANMDPAHRDRIAFMRICSGRFQKGMKVRHHRIKKDIQISNAIIFMAQDRAGVEEAWPGDIIGVHNHGTIKIGDTLSLREELKFTGIPNFAPEFFRRVILKNPLKSKQLEKGLRQLTEEGAIQLFRPLSGNDYILGAVGALQFDVTAARLGAEYGVDASYEPLDFSTVRWIESDDKKVLKDFRQRYFSALVEDIEQNPAMLFASKWRLERAREEWPAIRFMEVREH, from the coding sequence ACCACCCAGAATTGATCAGGAGGTCCGTAAACGGCGGACCTTCGGCATTATCAGTCACCCTGATGCAGGCAAAACCACCCTTTCGGAAAAACTTCTCCTGTTTGGCGGAGCCATCCAGATGGCAGGGTCCATCAAGGCCAAAAAGGCGGCCCGCCACGCCAGGTCCGACTGGATGGCTGTAGAGCAGGAACGGGGCATCTCCGTGACCTCCTCAGTCATGAAATTCATTTATAACAACTACGAAATCAACCTACTGGACACTCCAGGCCACCAGGATTTTTCCGAAGACACCTACCGGGTCCTGACAGCAGTAGATTCCGCCCTGATGGTCATTGACAGCGTCAAAGGTGTTGAAGCCCAGACCAAAAAACTGATGCAGGTCTGTCGAATGCGTTCAACCCCCATCATGACCTTTATTAACAAGCTGGATCGGGATGGCCGGGACCCCTTTGATCTTTTGGACGAAATTGAACAGACCCTGGGAATCCAGGCCTCTCCTCTGACCTGGCCCATCGGCATGGGCAAAATGTTTCAAGGTGTTTATGACATCAGACAGGGGGCCATCCGCTTTTTCAACCCTGTAGACGATAAAGGCCGAAGACCCAGGGAGAATGCAGTCATCCAGGACCTTTCCGATCCCCTGCTGGACGAACTCATCGGGACCACTGCTGCTAGAGAACTGCGCCAGGACATTGAGCTGATCCAGGGTGCCGGCTTTCCCTTTGAAAAAAAAGCCTATCTGGAAGGCAAGCAGACTCCGGTTTTCTTTGGCAGCGCAGTAAACAACTTTGGAGTCCAGGAACTTCTGGACACCTTTGTCATCCTGGCCCCCCACCCTCTGCCCCGTCAGGCTGAAACCAGACAGGTTTCTCCCTTTGAAGACGAATTTTCCGGGGTGGTTTTTAAGATCCAGGCCAATATGGACCCGGCCCATCGGGATCGGATAGCCTTCATGCGGATATGTTCGGGCAGATTCCAGAAAGGGATGAAAGTCCGCCATCACCGGATCAAAAAGGATATTCAGATCTCCAATGCCATCATCTTTATGGCCCAGGACCGGGCCGGAGTGGAAGAGGCCTGGCCAGGAGACATTATCGGCGTTCACAACCACGGAACCATCAAGATCGGGGATACCCTCAGTTTGAGAGAGGAACTCAAGTTCACGGGCATCCCCAACTTTGCTCCGGAATTTTTCCGCCGGGTCATCCTGAAAAACCCTCTTAAATCCAAGCAACTGGAAAAAGGTCTTCGTCAGTTGACTGAAGAAGGGGCTATTCAGCTTTTCCGCCCCCTGTCCGGCAATGACTATATCCTGGGCGCAGTGGGTGCCCTGCAGTTCGACGTCACAGCCGCCCGGCTGGGAGCAGAGTACGGGGTTGACGCTTCCTATGAGCCTCTGGACTTTTCCACGGTCCGCTGGATCGAGTCAGACGACAAAAAAGTCCTCAAGGACTTCAGACAGCGTTATTTTTCAGCTCTGGTGGAAGATATTGAGCAGAATCCGGCCATGCTCTTTGCCAGCAAGTGGCGTCTGGAAAGGGCCAGAGAAGAATGGCCCGCCATCAGATTCATGGAGGTCAGGGAGCACTAG